A DNA window from Gemmatimonadaceae bacterium contains the following coding sequences:
- a CDS encoding alpha/beta hydrolase gives MFPALIALLAQAPSPHLREQAIELQPCRIAGVPVAIRCGTFMVYEDRAHKRGRRIPLFVRVIPSSSASPAADPFVLVSTGGPGTTNSDVVPFAYARGWARDRDVVLVDLRGTSGPAADRLDCDLPGTPESPIGYLKNVFDTVTVARCRAALEKHADLTQYTTANAMDDLYDALVALGYRRANLYGISGGTREVLEFMRRHPAMVRSAILAGVAPVSFKNPLEHARAAQEALDSLFAQCERESSCGAAFPKLRAEFARLRETASSHPITTRVPPALGGREATAQLTWAMIAETIRTMSYGGGRSIPFVIHQAALGDYGPLIEAGVESNQRTKGAIRFGFLLSQTCLEDVPRISDAEVLRETANTYLGDTRVRQQQAACRQWVHGTAPLGVGDSSPVRSDIPVFMLSGTIDPVTRPRFAADAARYLSHSIHVIAPGGHVPFGPCVDAMERQFLEAPSRPVDTSCVKSMSLLGFRVR, from the coding sequence ATGTTCCCCGCCCTCATCGCGTTGCTCGCACAGGCACCGTCGCCTCACCTGCGCGAGCAAGCGATCGAGCTTCAACCCTGCCGCATCGCGGGAGTGCCGGTCGCGATTCGGTGCGGCACGTTCATGGTTTACGAAGATCGCGCGCACAAACGCGGGCGGCGGATTCCGCTCTTTGTCAGAGTAATTCCGTCATCGTCGGCATCCCCCGCGGCGGACCCGTTCGTGCTCGTGTCTACCGGAGGGCCGGGCACGACGAATAGCGACGTCGTCCCATTCGCGTACGCGCGCGGTTGGGCGCGAGACCGCGACGTCGTTCTCGTCGACTTGCGGGGAACAAGTGGGCCCGCCGCGGATCGCCTCGACTGCGACCTGCCGGGCACCCCCGAATCACCGATCGGCTACCTGAAAAACGTCTTCGACACCGTGACGGTCGCGAGATGCCGCGCCGCTCTCGAGAAGCACGCGGATTTGACGCAGTACACCACGGCGAACGCGATGGACGATCTGTACGACGCGCTCGTCGCCCTCGGCTATCGGCGGGCAAATCTGTACGGCATCTCCGGAGGGACGCGCGAGGTTCTGGAGTTCATGCGGCGTCATCCGGCCATGGTGCGATCGGCGATCCTCGCGGGCGTCGCACCCGTCAGCTTCAAGAATCCACTGGAGCACGCGCGGGCGGCGCAGGAGGCGTTGGACTCGCTGTTCGCCCAATGTGAGCGCGAATCTTCGTGCGGCGCGGCATTTCCGAAACTGCGCGCCGAGTTCGCCCGACTTCGAGAGACGGCGAGCAGCCATCCAATAACGACGCGGGTTCCGCCCGCACTCGGCGGACGCGAAGCGACTGCGCAGCTCACGTGGGCGATGATCGCCGAGACGATTCGCACGATGAGCTACGGCGGCGGACGCTCGATTCCCTTCGTGATCCACCAAGCCGCGCTCGGCGACTACGGTCCACTCATCGAGGCGGGCGTCGAATCGAACCAGCGAACGAAGGGCGCCATCCGGTTCGGCTTCCTACTGTCTCAAACCTGCCTCGAGGATGTGCCGCGCATCTCCGACGCCGAGGTCTTGCGCGAGACCGCGAATACCTACCTCGGCGACACACGCGTGCGTCAGCAGCAGGCGGCGTGTCGGCAATGGGTCCACGGAACCGCGCCGCTCGGTGTCGGCGATTCGTCTCCTGTCAGGAGCGACATCCCTGTCTTCATGCTTTCGGGCACGATCGATCCGGTGACACGTCCTCGATTCGCCGCCGACGCCGCGCGGTATCTGTCACACAGCATCCACGTGATCGCACCCGGCGGACACGTGCCCTTCGGCCCGTGCGTCGACGCGATGGAGCGACAGTTTCTCGAAGCTCCGAGTCGGCCCGTCGATACATCATGTGTGAAGTCGATGTCGCTGCTGGGGTTTCGAGTTCGATGA
- a CDS encoding DUF4136 domain-containing protein has product MLDPRRLVITGACAIAVVAAAGAVACNSSPVRVATVTVDSAAPATFRTFAIKSLPVDARVQRRAGVVVPGEKNQAAGSVVLDMDPMAPTSPVGIAIRQNLADAFANRGYQAAQGPVDFYVAYYAGTGSVVSTRASEQGYKADGRKISTETIEYPAGTIVVDVVNAHNDSLVWRGTGLAPIPSNPKDYAYVIQKTVDRIVDEFPKAQR; this is encoded by the coding sequence ATGCTTGACCCGAGACGCCTCGTCATCACCGGCGCGTGCGCGATTGCGGTTGTGGCCGCGGCCGGCGCGGTCGCATGCAACTCGAGCCCGGTGCGCGTCGCGACGGTGACCGTGGACTCCGCGGCGCCCGCCACGTTCAGGACCTTTGCGATCAAGTCGCTTCCGGTAGACGCGCGCGTCCAACGCAGGGCAGGGGTGGTCGTGCCCGGCGAAAAGAACCAAGCGGCCGGTAGCGTCGTGTTGGACATGGATCCGATGGCTCCGACGTCGCCCGTCGGCATCGCGATTCGGCAGAATCTGGCGGACGCTTTCGCCAATCGCGGCTATCAGGCCGCGCAAGGTCCTGTCGACTTCTACGTCGCGTACTACGCCGGCACCGGATCCGTCGTCAGCACCCGCGCCTCGGAGCAGGGCTACAAGGCCGACGGTCGCAAGATTTCGACGGAGACCATCGAGTATCCCGCCGGCACGATCGTCGTCGACGTCGTGAACGCGCACAACGACTCACTCGTCTGGCGCGGCACCGGTCTCGCACCGATCCCGAGCAATCCGAAAGACTACGCGTACGTCATTCAGAAAACCGTCGACAGGATCGTCGACGAATTCCCGAAGGCGCAGCGCTGA